GGTAAGCAGGGTTGTtcttccaccttcagaagggtaaACGACTTTGGGCTACTGATGCTTGCTGAAGGATGCAAGCAACTCCAAACCATTAGGCTTGGTGGGTTCTCTAAAGTGAGAGATGCTGGATATGCAGCCCTTCTCCACTCTTGCAAGGACCTGAGGAAATTCGAGGTCAGTACTGCCTCATGTTTGTCAGACTTGACGTGCCTCGATCTTGATGAGGCAGCAACAAAGATCACGGAAGTGAGATTGCTATCCTGTGGTCTCTTAACCAGCGAGACAGCAATATCTCTCTCATCCTGCACCAACTTGGAGGTTCTTGATCTGTCGGGTTGCAGGAGCATTGCAGACTCTGGCCTGTCCTCCATCTCACAGCTTTCCAAGTTAACACTATTGGACCTTGCCGGAGCTGACATCACCGATGCAGGTCTGTCAGCACTCGGTAACGGGAGCTGCCCAATATCTTCCTTGTGCTTGAGGAGTTGCAGAAGGATCACCAACAACGGCATAGCCTCATTGCTGTGTGGGAGTGGCATCATCAACAAAACCTTGGTCGCGTTTGACATTGGGAACGTACCAAGGATATCGGGTAGAGCCGTCACATTGATCGCCAAGAACTGCGAGCGGATAAGCAGCCTGTGCCTCCGAAACTGCGTCCTCATCACCGATCCATGCCTCGAGACTCTAGGTTTGGACCGGCATGGCTCTGGCAAAAGCACCCTGAGAATGCTCGATCTCTCCTACTGTACCAGGCTGTCCCGCAACTTCCTGAGGCTGTTTGATCCGCTGGTTGACCCGCCGCTGTTCCGAGGCCTGCGGTGGCTCGGCGTTGGGAAGAACGTGCTGGAGCGTCGAGGGGGCAGTCTGACCGTTGCAGAGATCCTGGAGCGGAAGCCAGGGCTGACGATATGTGGCAGTAACTGCGAGATGGGTTGCAGGAACCAGTGCCATCCTGATGTTCGCACCCTGTAATATGCATTATGTAACATTCTTTTGTGACATTCCTGTTGGTGTTGTAATGCTCTGTTCCATTATGTAACACACAATTCTTTGGACCGTTTGGTTTTCACATGTTGTAATTCTTT
The sequence above is drawn from the Triticum aestivum cultivar Chinese Spring chromosome 7A, IWGSC CS RefSeq v2.1, whole genome shotgun sequence genome and encodes:
- the LOC123150991 gene encoding F-box protein At-B, which produces MEKKPRAAGDGQGGGEASGSGGGGLVDILPEALLVEVVGRVGLEAACSAAASCRALRGAAGAALSSVASLDLSAFTPTNAIANRILAGNGRLRSLAINCSLLNDSAVAAIAKESLRELSLLKCSSFSPYLFVVIGERCTNLRSITLEMANLNGSEHFVICRKSIAHMFKGCDYLENLSLKFPLLAPGSVDFDSLVPVIPSTIKVLLLMPVANWQAKKLFPISPSAKTPFSDSLESLSLVLDIITDELVTFITRSLSNLLELCLEDNPGSEADLDNDLTNIGLQALGLCQNLTHLSLTRGKQGCSSTFRRVNDFGLLMLAEGCKQLQTIRLGGFSKVRDAGYAALLHSCKDLRKFEVSTASCLSDLTCLDLDEAATKITEVRLLSCGLLTSETAISLSSCTNLEVLDLSGCRSIADSGLSSISQLSKLTLLDLAGADITDAGLSALGNGSCPISSLCLRSCRRITNNGIASLLCGSGIINKTLVAFDIGNVPRISGRAVTLIAKNCERISSLCLRNCVLITDPCLETLGLDRHGSGKSTLRMLDLSYCTRLSRNFLRLFDPLVDPPLFRGLRWLGVGKNVLERRGGSLTVAEILERKPGLTICGSNCEMGCRNQCHPDVRTL